A region from the Cannabis sativa cultivar Pink pepper isolate KNU-18-1 chromosome 9, ASM2916894v1, whole genome shotgun sequence genome encodes:
- the LOC115723478 gene encoding uncharacterized protein At5g19025: MRHMVFTTTTATTMPASSSATSSSSSPSSKAPKSSNPNPNSLLCKHSPSATLDLLILILVLFSGTFLVTSYFSYIFNSLSLLLSTSTFHIHLHHQQLPYIIGFVVFFLLAVLFVEFCCGSRSRKCDKPGCQGLKNAMEFDLKLQKEDAIKNGSKEIDRLPWKGGSEANPDYECLRSELRKMAPPNGRAILLFRTRCGCPVAKLEGWGPKRGRRHKKALASVAPKGGDHN, from the exons ATGCGCCATATGGTATTCACAACCACAACCGCCACCACCATGCCAGCGTCGTCCTCCGCCACGTCATCATCATCGTCACCGAGTTCCAAGGCTCCCAAATCTtcaaaccctaaccctaactCTCTCCTCTGCAAGCACTCACCTTCGGCCACCCTTGACCTCCTCATCCTCATCCTCGTCCTCTTCTCCGGCACATTTCTCGTTACCTCGTACTTCTCCTACATCTTCAATTCGCTCTCTCTCCTTCTCTCCACCTCCACCTTCCATATCCATCTCCACCACCAACAACTCCCTTACATTATCGGCTTCGTCGTCTTCTTCCTCCTTGCTGTCTTATTCGTCGAGTTCTGCTGCGGCTCCCGATCGCGTAAGTGCGATAAGCCTGGATGCCAGGGTTTGAAGAATGCTATGGAGTTTGATTTGAAATTACAGAAGGAAGACGCTATCAAGAATGGTTCTAAGGAGATCGATAGGTTGCCCTGGAAGGGCGGGAGCGAAGCTAACCCTGATTATGAGTGCCTCAGGTCCGAGCTTAGGAAGATGGCCCCTCCCAATGGCCGCGCTATCTTGCTGTTTCGTACCCGGTGCGGCTGCCCCGTCGCTAAGCTCGAGGGATGGGGACCCAAACGTGGTCGGCGGCATAAGAA GGCTCTTGCTAGTGTGGCACCCAAAGGAGGCGATCATAACTGA
- the LOC115721710 gene encoding pentatricopeptide repeat-containing protein At5g19020, mitochondrial yields MLFSCRPNSFPVFPYSTYISFLRWLSTGTPATGAPSIGLPQNRLNYLRMFFRLGMQFQNYQTNHYELALLSALRSCSSISNDFLGQQIHCRVLKSGLGFNNFITNSLISMYAKCGLIGHARSLFDSCSSLDTVSCNIMISGYVKSGHLDNARQLFEIMPEKDCISYTTMIMGLARFECWTEVIEAFKDMKSSGIFPSDLTMVNILSACSHIGGIWDCRMLHALLIKLQLLKFDFVSTNLLNFYGACSSVGEARILFEEMPEHDIVSWNAMLNGYTKAGLVDVAKQFFETVPTKDVVSWGTMIDSYLQLEILTEALTAFVAMLSTGLRANDVMVVDLVSACGQFTAFAEGLQLHGMIVKEGFDCYDFIQATIINFYSACGRVSLARLQFEIGLKNHLPSWSALIAGYIRNGMIYQARGLFDEMPEKDVFSWSAMISGYTQNEQPDEALELFHGMKDSGIEANEITMVSVLSAIASLGALGEGRLAHEYIHSNSIPLNDILMTAIVDMYAKCGSINTALDMFHQFRDKVSTVSLWNAIICGLAVHGQAELSLEIFSNLQGRHIKLNSITFIGVLSACCHSGLVEAGERHFKSMKNVYNIEPDIKHYGCMVDLLGRVGRLEAAEDLIKSMPMKADFVLWGTLLAACRTHGNIEIGERAADSIARLEPFHGASRVLLANLYADAGRYEEAFSVRRSMQVLGMMNSPGCSSLKLLPSTSKNVAAPDRTIAVNQDEGA; encoded by the coding sequence ATGCTCTTTTCTTGCCGGCCTAACTCCTTTCCTGTATTTCCGTACAGTACCTACATCTCCTTCCTTAGATGGCTCTCTACCGGAACCCCAGCTACCGGTGCTCCTTCTATTGGTCTTCCCCAAAACCGGCTGAACTATCTCCGTATGTTCTTTCGTTTGGGCATGCAGTTCCAGAATTATCAAACCAACCATTACGAACTCGCATTGCTCTCCGCTCTCAGGTCTTGTTCCTCCATATCCAACGATTTTCTCGGCCAACAAATCCATTGTCGTGTTTTGAAATCTGGGCTcggatttaataattttattaccaACAGTTTGATAAGTATGTATGCTAAATGTGGATTAATTGGCCATGCTCGCTCCTTGTTTGATTCTTGTTCTAGCTTGGATACTGTCTCTTGTAATATTATGATTTCTGGGTATGTTAAATCTGGCCATTTGGACAATGCCCGCCAACTGTTTGAGATTATGCCTGAGAAAGATTGTATCTCTTACACAACCATGATTATGGGTCTTGCTCGATTTGAATGTTGGACTGAAGTAATTGAAGCTTTTAAGGACATGAAATCCTCTGGTATTTTCCCAAGTGACTTGACAATGGTGAATATACTCTCTGCATGCTCGCATATCGGTGGGATTTGGGATTGTCGAATGCTCCATGCATTGCTCATCAAGCTGCAGTTGCTGAAATTTGATTTTGTTTCCACGAATTTGTTGAACTTTTATGGTGCTTGTTCGAGTGTTGGGGAGGCAAGGATTTTATTCGAAGAAATGCCTGAACATGACATAGTTTCATGGAATGCAATGCTAAATGGGTATACAAAAGCAGGTCTTGTTGATGTAGCTAAACAATTTTTTGAGACAGTTCCTACAAAAGATGTGGTTTCGTGGGGTACAATGATTGATAGCTACTTGCAATTAGAAATATTAACTGAAGCTCTAACAGCCTTTGTTGCAATGCTGAGTACTGGATTGCGGGCCAATGATGTTATGGTTGTAGACTTAGTTTCAGCTTGTGGGCAATTTACAGCATTTGCTGAAGGCCTGCAGCTCCATGGTATGATTGTGAAAGAAGGTTTCGATTGTTATGACTTTATACAGGCAACTATTATCAACTTTTATTCGGCTTGTGGCAGAGTAAGCCTTGCACGTTTGCAGTTTGAAATTGGTCTCAAGAATCATCTCCCATCTTGGAGTGCACTCATAGCAGGGTACATAAGAAATGGAATGATTTACCAGGCAAGGGGATTATTTGATGAGATGCCTGAAAAGGATGTTTTCTCATGGAGCGCCATGATTTCTGGTTATACTCAGAATGAGCAGCCTGATGAGGCTCTAGAACTCTTCCATGGAATGAAAGATAGTGGGATTGAAGCAAATGAAATTACAATGGTGAGTGTTTTGTCTGCAATAGCTAGTTTAGGCGCACTGGGAGAAGGAAGATTGGCCCATGAATACATACATAGTAACTCCATCCCTCTTAATGATATCTTAATGACAGCAATAGTTGACATGTATGCTAAGTGTGGGAGCATAAATACTGCTTTAGATATGTTTCATCAATTCCGTGACAAAGTTTCTACTGTCTCACTGTGGAACGCAATTATATGTGGACTCGCTGTTCATGGACAAGCAGAGTTATCTCTTGAAATATTTTCCAACTTGCAGGGGCGTCATATCAAACTCAATTCAATCACGTTCATTGGCGTCTTGAGTGCTTGTTGCCATTCTGGGTTGGTGGAGGCTGGAGAGAGACATTTCAAGAGCATGAAGAATGTTTACAATATAGAACCTGATATCAAGCACTATGGCTGTATGGTGGATCTTTTAGGGAGGGTTGGTAGATTAGAAGCAGCTGAAGATTTGATAAAGAGCATGCCAATGAAGGCAGATTTCGTATTATGGGGAACATTATTAGCAGCGTGCCGAACTCATGGGAATATCGAAATAGGGGAAAGGGCTGCAGATAGTATAGCCAGGTTGGAACCATTTCATGGAGCAAGTAGAGTTCTCTTGGCTAACTTATATGCAGATGCAGGGAGATATGAGGAAGCCTTTTCAGTAAGAAGAAGCATGCAGGTTCTAGGAATGATGAATTCTCCTGGGTGTAGCTcccttaaattattaccttctaCGTCGAAAAATGTTGCGGCCCCTGATCGTACAATCGCAGTAAACCAGGATGAAGGGGCATAA
- the LOC115722896 gene encoding mediator of RNA polymerase II transcription subunit 33A: MAVSVETSLCHSVMELTKVAQQKGCDPLLWAIQLSSNLSSAGVSLPSVEVANSLVSYICWDNNVPILWKFLEKALVLKIVPPLFVLALLSTRVIPRRTSQPVAYRLYMELVKRHVFNLKYQINGPNSEMVMKSIDDILHLSSYFGLTASEPGIVVVEFIFSVAWQLLDAALDDEGLLNHTLEQNSRWAVTTQEMEIDGHGSYDEKWTEHNEILKTANTVTAIEIVGELLHNKVTARILFLVRRHLPTHWENFRRRIQLLGENSSALRNSKTLSPEALMQLVSDTRIVLSRECKTSSLHKFHAVMAFGSMSSSAGLCYGASRSALWLPLDLVLEDAMDGYQVEATSAVERITGLIKTLQAINVTTWHDTFLGLWIAALRLIQRERDPIEGPVPHLDTRLSILLCITTLVVADLIEEEESAPLDETECDSTNHWKEKKEISRKRRIDLISSLQMLGDYQSLLAPPQSVVPVANQAAAKAMFFISGIGGGSQYFECLSVKDMPINCSGNMRHLIVEACIARQLLDTSAYFWPGYINGHVSQLPQGVPSQVPGWSSFLKGATLTPLMINVLVSSPASSLAEIEKVFEIAIDGSEDERISAATILCGASLIRGWNIQEHTAHFIIRLLSPPVPADYSGTDSHLIGYAQMLNVLIIGIASVDCVQIFSLLGLVPQLACSLMPICEVFGSCVPNLSWTLKSGEEFSAHAVFSNAFILLLKLWRFNHPPLEHGVGDVPTVGSQLTPEYLLAVRNSHLISSGNSFKDQNKRRLSSVASSSSPQPVFVDSFPKLKAWYRQHQACIASTLSGLVHGTPVHQIFDGLLNMMFRKINRGSQSLTSATGSSSSSGPGIEDNSLRPKLPAWDILEAVPFVVDAALTACAHGTLSPRELATGLKDLADFLPASLAGIVGYFSAEVTRGIWKPAFMNGTDWPSPAATLSNVEEQIKEILAATGVDVPSLAAGGNSPAILPLPLAAFVSLTITYKIDKASERFLNLAGPALESLAAGCPWPCMPIVASLWTQKAKRWTDFLVFSASRTVFLHNSDAVVQLLKSCFTATLGLNATPMSNNGGVGTLLGHGFGSHFCGGMSPVAPGILYLRVFRSMRDIVFTTEEIVAILMQSVREIACSGPSREKMGKLKTTKTNGVRYGQVSLAAAMTQVKLAASLGASLVWLTGGLVLVQSLFKETLPSWFISKHRSEHEEGSSEGMVAMLGGYALAYFAVLCGAFAWGVDSSSAASKRRPKVLGTHMEFLASALDGKISLGCDGATWRAYVSGFVSLMVGCTPKWVLEVNVDVLKRMSVGLKHWDEVELALALLGVGTVGAAAELIVEIEM, from the exons ATGGCGGTCTCCGTCGAAACGAGTCTCTGTCACAGTGTCATGGAGCTCACCAAGGTGGCTCAGCAAAAGGGTTGCGACCCTTTACTCTGGGCAATTCAGTTGTCGTCGAATCTGAGCTCGGCTGGCGTGTCGTTGCCTTCTGTGGAGGTCGCTAATTCATTGGTTTCTTATATTTGTTGGGATAACAACGTCCCCATTTTGTGGAAGTTTCTAGAAAAGGCATTGGTGTTGAAGATCGTCCCTCCTTTGTTCGTACTTGCTTTGCTTTCTACAAG GGTAATTCCAAGAAGAACCTCTCAGCCAGTGGCGTATAGACTTTATATGGAACTTGTTAAACGCCATGTTTTCAATCTCAAATACCAGATAAACGGACCAAATAGTGAAAT GGTAATGAAATCAATAGATGATATACTTCACCTCTCCAGTTATTTTGGTCTGACAGCTAGTGAACCTGGGATTGTTGTGGTTGAGTTTATCTTTTCAGTGGCGTGGCAGTTGCTTGATGCAGCCTTGGATGATGAAGGGCTGCTGAACCATACTTTGGAACAGAATTCCAGATGGGCAGTCACAACTCAAGAAATGGAAATAGATGGTCATGGTAGTTATGATGAGAAGTGGACTGAACATAATGAGATACTGAAGACTGCAAATACTGTCACTGCCATTGAGATCGTTGGAGAACTTCTCCACAACAAAGTTACAGCAAGAATTTTGTTCTTGGTTCGTCGTCATTT GCCCACACATTGGGAGAATTTTCGTCGTAGAATACAACTTCTTGGGGAAAACTCATCAGCATTAAGAAATTCAAAAACTCTGTCACCTGAAGCTCTTATGCAGCTAGTTTCAGATACTCGCATTGTCTTGTCTCGAGAATGCAAAACTAGCTCTCTACATAAGTTCCATGCTGTCATGGCTTTTGGATCTATGTCTTCTTCAGCTGGTCTTTGCTATGGTGCTAGCCGCTCTGCTCTGTGGCTTCCTCTTGACCTTGTATTAGAAGATGCCATGGATGGATATCAAGTTGAAGCAACAAGTGCTGTAGAAAGAATAACAG GTTTAATAAAGACCCTTCAAGCAATAAATGTCACAACCTGGCATGACACATTTTTAGGTCTTTGGATTGCAGCTCTTCGTCTTATTCAAAGG GAAAGGGATCCCATAGAGGGTCCTGTACCTCACCTGGATACTCGCTTGTCCATACTGTTGTGCATCACTACTCTTGTTGTTGCTGATCTTATCGAGGAAGAGGAAAGTGCTCCGCTTGATGAAACAGAATGCGACTCCACCAATCACTGGAAAGAGAAAAAAGAGATATCGAGAAAGCGGCGTATTGATCTGATTTCTAGCCTACAGATGTTAGGTGATTATCAGAGTTTGCTAGCTCCACCTCAATCTGTTGTTCCTGTGGCCAATCAAGCCGCTGCAAAAGCAATGTTTTTCATTTCTGGCATTGGTGGGGGAAGTCAATACTTTGAGTGCCTCAGTGTAAAAGACATGCCAATCAACTGTT CTGGTAACATGCGTCATTTGATAGTTGAGGCTTGTATTGCAAGACAACTATTGGACACATCTGCATACTTTTGGCCAGGCTATATAAATGGACATGTTAGCCAATTACCTCAAGGTGTTCCATCTCAAGTGCCTGGTTGGTCATCATTTCTGAAAGGGGCTACACTTACACCATTGATGATAAATGTTTTGGTTTCAAGCCCTGCTTCAAG CTTAGCAGAAAtcgaaaaagtatttgagattGCAATCGATGGATCAGAAGATGAGAGGATATCCGCTGCTACAATTCTTTGTGGAGCCTCACTAATTCGGGGATGGAATATACAG GAACACACTGCCCATTTTATCATCAGATTACTGTCTCCCCCAGTTCCGGCTGATTACTCTGGGACTGACAGCCATTTAATTGGCTATGCTCAGATGCTGAATGTGCTCATTATTGGAATAGCTTCTGTTGACTGTGTTCAGATTTTCTCTCTACTTGGCTTG GTTCCACAACTTGCTTGTTCACTAATGCCAATATGTGAAGTGTTCGGTTCATGTGTGCCCAATTTGTCTTGGACTCTCAAATCAGGAGAAGAATTTTCTGCCCATGCTGTGTTTTCCAATGCATTTATTCTTCTGTTGAAGCTATGGAGGTTTAATCACCCTCCTCTTGAACACGGAGTGGGAGATGTACCCACGGTTGGATCCCAGCTAACTCCTGAATACCTTCTCGCTGTACGCAACTCACATCTAATATCTTCTGGAAATTCCTTTAAGGACCAAAACAAGAGGAGACTCTCTTCTGTTGCAAGTTCATCATCTCCTCAACCCGTGTTTGTAGATTCATTTCCAAAATTAAAAGCCTGGTATCGGCAGCACCAAGCATGTATAGCATCAACTCTTTCTGGTCTTGTTCATGGAACCCCTGTTCATCAGATTTTTGATGGACTTCTTAACATGATGTTTAGAAAGATTAATAGAGGAAGTCAGTCTTTGACTTCTGCTACTGGGAGTAGTAGTTCTTCAGGACCTGGAATTGAAGATAACTCCCTAAGACCTAAATTGCCTGCCTGGGATATACTGGAAGCTGTTCCCTTTGTTGTTGATGCTGCTCTTACAGCTTGTGCTCATGGAACACTTTCTCCTCGTGAGCTGGCTACTG GGCTTAAAGATTTAGCTGACTTTCTACCTGCATCTTTGGCGGGCATTGTGGGTTACTTTTCTGCTGAAGTAACTCGTGGAATTTGGAAGCCAGCTTTTATGAATGGAACAGATTGGCCAAGTCCTGCTGCAACTTTGTCCAATGTTGAGGAGCAAATAAAAGAAATCCTGGCTGCAACTGGTGTTGATGTCCCCAGCCTTGCTGCAG GGGGAAACTCACCAGCTATACTTCCTTTGCCCCTGGCTGCATTTGTGAGCCTGACTATAACCTATAAGATTGACAAAGCCTCAGAGCGCTTCCTAAATTTGGCTGGCCCTGCCTTGGAGTCTCTGGCAGCAGGTTGCCCATGGCCTTGCATGCCGATTGTGGCGTCCCTATGGACCCAAAAGGCCAAGAGATGGACAGACTTTCTAGTGTTTTCTGCATCTCGAACTGTCTTCCTCCACAACAGTGATGCGGTAGTTCAACTTCTTAAGAGTTGCTTCACTGCTACACTTGGTCTGAATGCCACTCCTATGTCAAACAATGGTGGCGTTGGAACTCTTCTTGGTCATGGATTTGGATCTCATTTCTGTGGCGGTATGTCCCCTGTGGCGCCTGGTATTCTTTATCTACGTGTATTCCGGTCAATGAGAGATATTGTGTTTACAACAGAAGAAATTGTTGCTATCTTGATGCAATCTGTGAGAGAGATAGCCTGTAGTGGTCCTTCCAGAGAAAAAATGGGAAAGTTAAAGACAACCAAGACAAATGGAGTGAGATATGGCCAGGTTTCACTTGCTGCAGCAATGACTCAGGTGAAACTAGCAGCTTCGCTCGGTGCGTCTTTAGTATGGTTGACCGGAGGCTTAGTTCTGGTTCAGTCATTGTTCAAAGAAACTTTACCTTCTTGGTTTATATCTAAGCATAGGTCTGAACATGAAGAAGGATCATCAGAAGGAATGGTTGCCATGCTTGGGGGATATGCACTGGCTTATTTTGCAGTGTTGTGTGGAGCATTTGCCTGGGGTGTTGACTCATCATCTGCAGCATCAAAGCGGCGTCCAAAAGTCCTGGGAACCCACATGGAGTTTCTCGCAAGTGCTCTTGATGGGAAGATATCACTCGGTTGTGATGGTGCCACATGGCGCGCTTATGTATCTGGTTTTGTGAGCCTAATGGTGGGCTGTACACCCAAATGGGTGCTCGAGGTGAATGTAGATGTGCTAAAAAGAATGAGTGTTGGGCTCAAACATTGGGATGAAGTAGAACTTGCACTGGCATTGTTGGGGGTAGGTACAGTGGGTGCAGCTGCTGAACTAATAGTTGAAATTGAGATGTAA
- the LOC115722897 gene encoding pentatricopeptide repeat-containing protein At5g19020, mitochondrial — MFFSIRPKSKSFPLLHHFTFRWFSTPTAIAPSEDYLPTFFRSTFNFNDTDYELALVSALKACSSISAVFQGQQIHSRVLKSGLGFNSFITNSLISMYAKCGFIADARSLFDSSPTLDTVSCNIMISGYVKSGHLDDARHVFDIMPHKGCISYTTMIMGLTRNDCRAEAIEVFKDMKSAGVVPNDVTMVSVLSACSHMGGIWDCRMIHALLIKLHLLGSVFVSTNLLNFYCACSSVGDARSLFDEMSEPNIVSWNVMLNGYSKAGLVDLARELFEKVPDKDVVSWGTMIDGFVQVERLSEALMMCRAMLRTGLRANDVMIVDLVSACGRFTAIYEGLVFHGMIVKEGLDCYDFIQATIINFYSACGRTSLARLQLEIGITDHVPSWNALVAGHIKNRKIDQARRLFDEMPKRDVFSWSAMISGYTQNEQPDLALELFHGMIDSGIQANEITMVSVLSAIASLGSLKEGRYAHDYIRSNSIPLNENLSAALVDMYAKCGSINTALEMFHQIRDRVSTVSPWNAIICGLAMHGHATLSLEIFSDLQRRNIKLNSITFIGVLSACCHAGLVEAGERHFKSMKNVYNIEPDIKHYGCMVDLLGRAGRLEEAEDLIKSMPMEADIVIWGTLLAACRTHKNVKIGEMAEENLARLEPSHGASRVLLSNLYADAGRWDEAFSVRKDIQVLRMTRSPGYSGVV, encoded by the coding sequence ATGTTCTTCTCTATACGTCCCAAGTCCAAGTCTTTTCCATTACTTCACCATTTCACTTTCAGATGGTTCTCTACCCCAACCGCCATAGCTCCTTCGGAGGACTATCTCCCTACCTTCTTCCGTTCCACCTTCAACTTCAACGACACCGATTACGAGCTCGCTTTGGTCTCAGCCCTCAAGGCTTGCTCCTCCATCTCCGCCGTCTTCCAAGGTCAGCAAATCCATTCTCGTGTTCTTAAGTCTGGACTCGGTTTCAACTCCTTTATTACTAATAGTTTGATCAGTATGTATGCCAAATGTGGGTTCATTGCGGATGCTCGTTCCTTGTTTGATTCTTCTCCTACATTGGATACTGTCTCTTGTAATATAATGATTTCTGGGTATGTTAAATCTGGCCACTTGGACGATGCCCGCCATGTTTTTGATATTATGCCTCACAAGGGTTGTATCTCCTACACAACCATGATCATGGGTCTTACTCGAAATGACTGCCGGGCTGAAGCTATTGAAGTTTTCAAGGACATGAAGTCCGCTGGTGTTGTCCCAAATGATGTGACTATGGTGAGTGTTCTCTCAGCATGCTCCCATATGGGTGGGATTTGGGATTGTCGAATGATCCATGCACTGCTAATCAAACTGCACCTACTTGGGTCTGTATTTGTTTCGACAAATTTGTTGAACTTTTATTGTGCTTGTTCGAGTGTTGGGGATGCAAGAAGTTTGTTTGATGAAATGTCTGAGCCTAATATAGTTTCTTGGAATGTAATGCTAAATGGGTATTCAAAAGCAGGACTTGTTGATCTAGCCAGAGAATTGTTTGAGAAAGTTCCTGATAAAGATGTTGTGTCTTGGGGAACGATGATTGATGGTTTTGTGCAAGTAGAAAGGTTGAGTGAAGCTCTAATGATGTGCCGTGCAATGCTTCGTACTGGATTACGAGCTAATGATGTTATGATTGTTGACTTAGTTTCAGCTTGCGGGCGATTTACAGCAATTTATGAAGGTCTGGTTTTTCATGGCATGATTGTGAAGGAAGGTCTTGATTGTTATGACTTTATTCAGGCAACTATAATAAACTTTTATTCAGCTTGTGGCAGAACAAGCCTTGCACGTTTGCAGTTAGAAATCGGCATCACAGATCATGTCCCGTCTTGGAACGCTCTCGTTGCAGGGCacataaaaaatagaaagattGACCAGGCAAGGCGATTATTCGATGAGATGCCCAAAAGAGATGTTTTCTCGTGGAGTGCCATGATTTCTGGTTACACACAGAATGAGCAGCCTGATTTGGCTTTAGAACTCTTTCATGGAATGATAGACAGTGGGATCCAAGCAAATGAAATTACAATGGTGAGTGTGTTGTCTGCAATAGCTAGTTTAGGCTCATTGAAAGAAGGAAGATATGCGCATGACTACATACGTAGTAACTCAATCCCTCTTAATGAAAACTTAAGTGCAGCCCTAGTTGACATGTATGCCAAGTGTGGGAGTATAAACACTGCCTTAGAAATGTTTCATCAAATCCGTGACAGAGTTTCCACTGTCTCACCTTGGAATGCCATTATATGTGGACTTGCCATGCACGGGCACGCAACATTATCTCTTGAAATATTTTCAGACTTGCAGAGGCGCAATATCAAACTCAATTCTATCACATTCATTGGAGTCTTGAGTGCCTGCTGCCATGCTGGGTTGGTGGAGGCCGGAGAGAGACATTTCAAGAGCATGAAGAATGTTTACAACATAGAACCTGATATCAAGCATTATGGCTGTATGGTGGATCTTCTAGGCAGAGCTGGTAGATTGGAAGAAGCTGAAGATTTGATCAAGAGTATGCCTATGGAGGCAGATATTGTAATATGGGGCACATTATTGGCTGCATGCCGAACTCACAAAAATGTCAAAATAGGGGAAATGGCTGAAGAAAATTTAGCTAGGTTAGAACCATCTCATGGAGCAAGTAGAGTTCTCTTGTCTAACTTGTATGCAGATGCAGGGAGATGGGATGAAGCATTTTCAGTAAGAAAAGATATACAGGTTCTAAGAATGACAAGATCTCCAGGTTATAGCGGTGTTGTATGA